The Microcystis aeruginosa NIES-843 sequence TAGGCCGACTAATTCGCCAGAGTTTGGCTGGTTTTCTCGCTCAAGGTTTAACTTTAGAGCAAATTCGCGAGTTATTACTGGCGGAAATCGATTGGCGATCGCAGTGTGGTTCTCAAGTTCTTGTCACCATTCCCCGTCACGATTTGGGTGCAGGAAAACTAATGTTGAGAGAATTAGAGCAATCCCTCAAAATTCCCGTCCAATTAGTGGCAATGGAGGATTTAGCCCAAGTTTTAGCCAATACTAAATCTGCCACTGTTGTCACCAGTCGCTATTTTATCAGTGTGGCGGAGGAAATTGCCGCTCCTTTTCACCTGCGAGTCATTCCCATCGATATCTACGATTACAGCAAGGAATTGGCATTAATCAAAAAATTACCCACCGATAGCCGCTTGGGGATTGTCAGTATTAGCACCGGTATTATTAAGGTGGCCGAAATTTTAATTCATAGTTTACGGGGCGATGATTTATTAGTTATGTCTGCCCAAATTCATGAAACGGATAAGTTAAAAGTTTTAGCTCGAACTTCCCAGACAATTATCAGTGATCAAGCGAGTTATACTTTAATTAAAAATCTGATTAATGAAGTGCGATCGGATTTAATTCGTCTGCCAGAAATTATCTGTAGTGATAATTATATTGGGGATAAATCAATTCAATTGCTAAGACGAGAATTAGGATTAGGTGGTTAGAGGATAAGCTAGGACACATTTTAACCGCTAAATCTCTCCCAATCCCTTTACTGTTACCTCTTGCCTTATCTCAACAAGCAATTTAAGTAGGGAGGCACAATTATTTGTAGGATGGGTTAGCGGTAGCGTAACCCATGCTGGCGTTGGGTTTCATGCTTCAACCCAACCTACGTTCATCTTATATTTAATTCCACTCACCCACTTAAATGCGCGGGCGGCTGAACTTTAAAATTTATTTTAGTCTATGGTTACTATTGACAATAACTTAGAGCAAATCGAGAATAAAAGCGAAAAAAACTTTTAGGAAGTATTAAATTTTTAGTACAATGGCGAAAGAATAGGGACAAGCTCAATTTTTCACTCTCGAACGAGGCTAAATGAAAAGTGCTGACTGTTTAACGGTATCCCCCGGGGAACCGCTTACCGATTGGCAAAAACTGGGATTAGATTTGGTGGCTCGTTGGCAGGGACGAGATGTTATCCTAGCGATCGATCTTACCGGTAGTGTTAACTTTAATGATGAAGGACGCACGCGCCTTGGTCAAATTATTCGCGATAGTTTAAAAAATAACGATTCGGTTTATTTAGTACCCTTTGCTGATAATGTCCAACCGATTGAAGAACCGATTTTAATTCGCGGAAGGGAAGATATAGACGCGGTTTTAAAAGCGATTCCCTGGCAATCTAGCCAAAGTGCTAAAAATACCGATATTCAGCGCGCAGAATGGCACGTTTATCCCCGACTGGCACGCTTAAATCAGTGTCGTTTAACTGCCAATCAAGCTATCAAACCCCAGTCGGTAGTTTGGATTACCGATGCACCCCTTTCTACCGCTGCGGGGATTACTTCCCAACAGTGGATAGAAACCCCAAAAAATAGCCCTTTTCGTCTTGCTAATTCTCCCGAAAGTTTGGAGAGACAAAACTGGCTTAATTCCCTACCAATTAATCTAAGAACCCAAGAAATTACCGCCACTAACGGCAATAAATATAAACTATCAGTGGTCGATATTGCTCCCACAGCACAAGAGTTTTGCACTCCCGCACCGG is a genomic window containing:
- a CDS encoding GntR family transcriptional regulator: MIEWASAKVVCERSDPMQFQIQPDSEIPASKQLFDQIRFAIASRQYPPGHRLPSTRQLAMITGLHRNTISKIYQQLEDDGLVESIAGSGIYVKARGHENDNLLGSPLLEQNPEIGRLIRQSLAGFLAQGLTLEQIRELLLAEIDWRSQCGSQVLVTIPRHDLGAGKLMLRELEQSLKIPVQLVAMEDLAQVLANTKSATVVTSRYFISVAEEIAAPFHLRVIPIDIYDYSKELALIKKLPTDSRLGIVSISTGIIKVAEILIHSLRGDDLLVMSAQIHETDKLKVLARTSQTIISDQASYTLIKNLINEVRSDLIRLPEIICSDNYIGDKSIQLLRRELGLGG
- a CDS encoding vWA domain-containing protein, whose translation is MKSADCLTVSPGEPLTDWQKLGLDLVARWQGRDVILAIDLTGSVNFNDEGRTRLGQIIRDSLKNNDSVYLVPFADNVQPIEEPILIRGREDIDAVLKAIPWQSSQSAKNTDIQRAEWHVYPRLARLNQCRLTANQAIKPQSVVWITDAPLSTAAGITSQQWIETPKNSPFRLANSPESLERQNWLNSLPINLRTQEITATNGNKYKLSVVDIAPTAQEFCTPAPGGQETCLINSYLLSQLWLPALAITLMGIGGIVASILGIRHWLLLNTAWTIKVSSNDDENEIQRYTLKTSQRINIGGEGVNTIDCPGEETRCYLERRGNQLYLKPSKQAEIFYRGNQLTQEVKIDKNYLTLTYHHNHQDFDLQIQIRKK